The sequence acacaatggcggacgcaaacagagaaactgacgagttctccgcgtatttttcttctttagataacgtactacaagatcgttttaagagtaagttgatggttgatggtatcagattgccagatccacacagcaaaagcctgacgggacggagcgagtctgtgaaatgctggccaagtgctccgtaccgcgacatacagctgccttataaacacgcaggccagtacagacgagagagcatggaagcccctgaaaccactggacggctacagttattttaaatcgggaaaaaggctccagcaacacccgcgacgccatgagggattaagcggtcagaaaatggatggatggatgttgttcacacatgtttgtgcaacagcacaaagcggcgtcggacacaggccgcatctcagcagaggcccggtaggttaagaaaaaaaaaaatcactacggattattttggtgtttttgtcttgttaaaatgggtggcggtgtcggcgacattgcagcgtaaacacataaatactagcgcccgtgaacgggggcgtaatagcagcagcagctgttgtagctgctgctgctagcagCTGTAGCCGCAGCCGcagcccgtgaacgggcggagcagccgctgcctgctccgccgctattgtctgaagcagctgcagccgctgctgcttggctgctgctgctaccgcttctccggcctgtgtagcgatcgccacctcccctccgccgctatttaagtagaacaatgactagagcagaattaagttgtatttaccggagatgaagtgtagactgcaaattctctcgtagtatgatggctcccacagtccattgggagtgtctgcctgcgctcttttcattgaaaatatccatttctttcttcgtccttcctccttcggtaaacgacagaaacgtacatccaatgatttggaatgcctctctgtgcaaccgggagcacaacaagtcgtaggcattgtttagattccaaaaataaacgaagtaaaagtacgctctaaattacccgttttgtcatgtagtagacgagagcagctctgttttttgcctaccagcgggacccggatgtagcgctgacgtcacgcgggacgtcacgcgtgaactaccctattcagctgggagagcttctcctgaagcagagctgggatgattgtgttgaaggcagagctgaaatccacaaacaggatcctggcgtaggttcctgcagagtccaggtgctggaggatgtagtgaagggccaggttgacagcgttgtctgcagacctgttggctctgtaggcaaactgtagggggtccaggagggggtcGGTGATTTCTTTCAGGTGTGAAAGCAcgaggcgctcaaaggacttcataaccacagaggtcagagcgacgggtcatatacctcatgcaccttttcctccttttggcaccttcttttgatcatTGAGCCGATGtaacacgtgaatttctccactgtgagatcaataaagtctcttatcttatctttccTCCAcacatgtgaccacaacatttctccttTGAGCCAGGCTAACGATGAGCttaacgactctccattgtgggggcgaccagttccaggtgaatctaagctctaaaaAGGCCTCGTCTGCAGGTCtgtaaagcttggaactccaggATGGGAAACAGAAcgccttcagcttcagaaaagaaatccagttttattttttttaacctttttttggattaatCATGAccaggatgactgagaatcttcaccaccaCACCATATATTTCACATCATACccataaacttaaaataatctaTAAGGACTTCCTGTTCAGGGTAGAAGTAGACCAGCTATGTCACTAGAAAGACACAATATATCTGCCGTAAAATCAGAAGCTAGCTGAACATTTCAATACCCGTTGTATATTTATCAGTTACAAATTAGTTCCACGTTTTGAAAAAGGTCTTCATAATGACATTACACTGATCTAAATTGGATGCTTTTTCAACAGATTGTGTTTCGAGTCTGTTTCACTCAAGataatacaatttatttttatattagcaAATAATCAATAGCAAAAGAACATTCTTGAATCATAaacttttaaaagagaaaataaattagtttcttttttgtacATACTTACATGATACGAGTTGTTTAcggaaaaataaacagagatAAAGGCTGCGCCTGTGTGAACGTGagcacagacatgaatacgtagacgccccgtcgtcgggtgagaggcgagccgacagagcggccatcttaggtcagaccaagctgcgctcagagagaatacacgTGAAAGTGGTACTTTCCACAGGAAAAtggtactttatgttttcagacactctgaatccggtgaattctcacccgatttccagatgaatcaactgactgaaaatgtcatccctttaggggctacatgggaccaattgattgaattaaatgattgtcttacttaataaataatttcgattttctattgaaagtaagcaaacttccagagctatgTCCCAGAaagcccgacttttactcctcttatgggtgcgcaaataaaaggacactaggaaccagatcctggggaattaccttccataagtaagattgtctgatagataatcctcatgctttacagttacaatttttctggcataaacacaatatgtgctaatgggtagcagggatggaagcagagaaaagtacatCAAACACCCTGATTTCTAAAAGATCTGACtgagtatatgtatatatatatatatatatgtgtatgtatatatatatatatatatatatatatatatatatatatatatgtgtgtgtgtgtatgtgtgtgtgtgtgtgtgtgtgtgtgtgtgtgtgtgtgtgtgtgtatgtatgtatacaaacaaacaaacaagatggTGCTAAATTACTGGACGGACATGATTTAtgggtaaaaataataatatacagtataatatACAGATTTTGAATGAGCTGCCATCTGCGTCttcccacgccacaacctcggacctcagccctgcatcagcctctcaattatgaaacctgagaagttactagtgtactattcccacctaaataggctattttatttatttatttggtatatttattttggtcattttactggtcactttagtttattctttgtcattatttaataacgTAACTCAGCTCTCTTAagttagttttctttaaaaaaaaattctggacACCTCTTCAGCTGAGATGGCGTGGGACAGGGGCAAACACTGGGGGTGGATGCTTTCTGCATTCATCTGCCTGAACATCCTGATCCTGGGTTGCGCCTTTGTCAGCGCGGGCACTTCAGAGATTGTCAAAATCAGCAGCCTGGACCTGCAGAGtttcctcatcttcctctttctgcTCACCTCGATCTGGATGGTCTATTTCACCTACAATTCCAGGGCAAGAAATGTTTCTGTCTTCAAGGATAGACATGCGGGACCCATTTGGCTCAGAGGTAAAGTACAATTTtaacaattaaacatttaatgtaaGGAGTTTTATTTGGACAAATCGATAATTGTCTGCTTCTCTAAATGTTGGTTGTCCTTCAGGGGGACTTCTGCTCTTTGGAATCCTCAGTATCATCATGGACATCTTTAAGATAGTCAGCTATGTGGGGTACCTCCACTGTGATTCAGCCATTAAAGTTGCATTCCCTGTGGTGCAAGTTGTCTTTGTTCTCGTACAGGTAGAaatcaaatattgtttaatgttCTTCAGTCCTGATGTTTGAAAAGTATTGATATTTTGCATATTGCACTTGTAGACATACTTTTTCTGGAACCATTCAAGGGACTGTGTGCAGGTCCAAAAGAACCTTTCACGGTAAGCTTTTAAGGTGTATGTATATTATCTGCCAACTTTCTGTCCCCAAACACATGGGGTAgcctaagagaaataaaagttcAAGTTGTGTCTTCTAAACCAACATTTACAAATGGGGTCCAGAGGAATATTGGAAACTTTGGATCTCAGGTCTCATTGTGGTCAAATGTCAGTTGAATTAATACTGTATGTGGGAAATCAACACAACTTGGGGGATAAGGTGAGTTTAGCACCGATgtggtgataaaaaaaacacatcgaAGACACAAGTAAGGCCTCTATGGCGTGCCCATGTGGTTTTGCCAATGCTGGTTTATGTGCCTCACCCAAATGGGCCTTTACAAGAAGCTCATCCTAGTCCAGTAGCTCACTTAATAACCTTTTGTTTAACAGCTATTTTTGGGAGACAGATTCTTTGCCtttgttttgtaataattaaaaatgggCTGATCAAGTTATATCTGGGTGATTTTGATTGATTGTAAAGCCGTTGCTTATTTGTCTGAGGattataacataaaaaaaagaaaactgctttAGGTGCCCTAATAGAAGCAGTGGGTTTCAAACAGTATATGAAAGGATTACATTAAATACATCATTTATGCATAAATCAACTATTTAAACATCATagtattttttagaaaatactaaataaagtACATTAAAATGCTCACTGTTTGGTGTTACATTAATTAAATATTGAATGATTCAGGTTTTTCTGTATGTGACCTACAGATTGCCAGTCAATCTCAGTCAAAGGAAAACTTAGCAGATGGGTTGGTGTGACTCAGCTTGATCATTGTTAATCTTTCcccttttttcatattttagctGCGGACTGATGCTCACCCTCTCCACAAACCTTGTTTTATGGATGACTGAAGTTACAGAGGAGTCCCATCACCAAACAATTTCTCCTGAGTTCTCAACCGACCACGCTAAGCTCTCACGACGGCAGCAGTACATCAAGAGCGGTAGGCTCAGCAAATGAAAGCTGATTTTTGCAGTCAATATGCAGAAACAATGGAACACTTTTATATCGTGTTATATGATTTGTGGTCTTACAGCCAGTTATGGAGATGACCAGTGTACGTGCAGCCACACTTCCTGTGACATCTTCAAGGATGCCTATTACTACCTGTACCCTTTCAACATCGAGTACAGCCTCTTTGCCTCCACCATGGCGTTCGTCATGTGGAAGAATGTGGGCCGAGCGGCGCCCGAAagcaaccaccaccaccaccacgccAGATTCAACCTCAAGGATGTGGTCATTGGCCTCGTTTTGGGCATCCTCCTCGTGGCAGCAGGCATCGCGACCTTCGTTGTGTATGAAATCGATATGAAAACGAATTTCTCTGACAAAGAAAGCCATGACACAGCATTGATGATGCACTTTGTCATGAACATAGTCATTGTGACCACGATGTGTGTCTGCACCATCGTCGGAAGCGCTATCTTCATGGTGGACCATAGGGAGCACATCCCGGAGAAGAACCCCACCCAGAGTCTGGACGTGGGGCTGCTGGTGGGTGCCTCACTGGGGCAATTCATTGTTAGTTATTTCTCCATTGTTGCCATGGTTGCAACTGGGGCCAAGGGCCACCTGAACAGGCTCAACTTGAGTTGGGGCATACTGATGGTACTCCAGCTCGGCCTACAGAACTTTTTCATTATTGTGGGCCTGCACCGGGAGCCCTTTCATGAGGCTGAGCCTGACACAGTGGTTGCAAATCCATATGCGGCGGAGTCCAGCAAAGATGGAAGCGGACTACAAGTTAGAGACTTAGACCAAAAATCCAACCCTGACACTGAAGCACGTGGCCACAGTAGAGCAGCGGAAGACAGACACAAACagctgtggaggaggagagtgTTGAGAGAGGTCTGCGCGTTCCTGCTACTGGGTAACGTCATTGTAAGTATCTTTCTCCCGTTCTCTCTCACATTCACAGCAGCCAACTTCCCGGACGCTAAGCCTCTTCTTTCTGTATTTCACAGCTGTGGATAATGCCAGCCTTTGGTGCTCATCCCCAGTTTGATCACGACACTGAAACACAGTTCTACCAGTTCAGCATGTGGGCTGCTGTTGTGAATGTGGGCCTTCCTTTTGGCATCTTTTACCGAATGCACTCCGTTGCCAGTTTATTTGAAGTCTACCAGAAGTTGTAAATAAGCACATGGAAAAGAGTGTACAGAAAGTTGTAAACTGgcatttttaactgttttgtgGAGCCTTTtttgatttgcattttttgtcaAGGAGAAGCTGaataacttgttttatttttttctattttttatttagtagtATGTTTATGCAACaatgtaaatatattaaaactttatttttgcaatttaaATGTCTTGTAAAGCTTATCTTGTGCAATCCAGTTTACACTGTAATATCTGTTTGCAAGCAATAAAAAAGAGGAATCTAAGTCCAAGccaatgttattattattattattattattattattattattattattattattattattattattattatcaattgCAGTTGACTTTGCTACCCTTAGTCTAATGTAAAGCAATACATTTGTCAGAGACCATGTTTTGGTGTTAGTGCACAATTAACAACAATGGTTTCCCATTATTAgttctaaaaataataaataaatgtatatacatAATTGACCCAGATTTAATAACATGAATTTTAGTTTTGAAAAATCATCCAGTTGGTCCCACAATAATATAACTAGGCGTTATATCAAAACTAAAGTCATAGAATAGAAAATATCTCATTCATCTTAAATCTTATGCTTTCTAAAGGAACAAACGGGTATGTGCTTAACGGAGCCCCCTGGTGGTACAAAAGTGTCACTATAATAGCCAAAGAGCAAGCTTGAAAAACTGGGCTCACAAAACCTTTACGTTCATAATCTATAAAAGAACAATGGAAAGTCTTGCCAGCAATGGCGgatttaagaaaacaaatgtaCCTATAGAAAAAACTAAAGAATGACATTGTTAGGACTCAGCAGGCAACGCCAGTCAGGCCTCTGCCGGCTCTGACCCCTTTGAGTAAGGAATAACCGCAGCGCTGTGTGGGCGTCCCTACTGCACGTCATTACCGGGTGTGACGTCATCCtcccattgttttgttttattcttatttccattattttttttattaaacaaagcaTACATTACAAAATCTTGCAGAGGTACACAACAACTGCAAAACTGCAATAACAGAGGAAAGAACACAATAACGGATTACGGTAGGGTGACCACACGTCTGGCGTAAGGCAGACAGTCTGAGTTTTGAATGCCCCACCCACATATTTGTCTTTCGTTTTGAGGCACTAGGCTTgggagcagatttttttttccaaagggTATAACTGCACAGACAACCAGCAGCAAACACGCCCCTCTGGGAGGTCCGACAGTGTGGGCGTGTTGTTAGTGCAAATGCTTATTGGTTCGTTTATTTACCAACTTCAatcctaattttttttccttccattttcttCATTGTCACTGGATTTGCCTTCTGTCGTTTTTCTGCTGATTCCCCTGAACACCTTTTTTACTTGTCCTATCGCAAGTACATTCTGGAGAGACATCAAAGAAGGATTATGTtgaaaataactaaatattcTACAGTTTTCAATCACCCATCATGTGTACTATGTTGATGGTGTTGATAAGGAAATGTCTGATGTggtaaatattgttttcttgcTAGCTAAGTATTACATACACTGCtgttcactgaaaaaaatatatgcacATTTCCATCTACTTAGGCATAGTTACTTTAGCACAATTGTTTTATGTTAGCAGGGTAGGACCTGAAACAATTGCGTCAAagtatcaatcaatcaatcatcaatcaatcaaattttatttgtcaattacaatttgcattgcaattgaaaagtcagttccagtacaaccgtccatcacatacacttaacaaacaaacatttggggggaacgattgactgaggccttgcgttgccaaggaacgcagccagccaGCCGCTGCTAAAAAAGCGCACCTGTCAAGGCcacattcctccaaactgcccagACCCCGCCTAAACGGGGTCTgggcaacaacatgggggaaaaaaacaaaaaaacaaaaaaagtaactaAATATGCCTAAGTAGTTGCAAATGATGCATGAAATCTTTAAGTGGAAAGACTCTCCTGCGTGCTTCCCTGTCTCCCGCACTCCCTGTTGCCTTCTACGTCATAACACTGCCCATGCTCCACCCTGTACAGCCCGTAGCCTAAACAAACATCTTAAACCATTCTCCTGACTGACGAGTGTGTTCTGCACGTTGGCCAAACACGAAAACACCATGACAGACATTATGACAATATTATTCTACCTGTATCAATTTCATCAGGCACAGTTGTGGCATAACTGTTCCACAAAGttaattttaattataaaatgACTTATATGGATCATGCCaacatttttttacagaaacCGATACGTTagtggtttatttttaaaggcaaCACATGGCTGAAACTATAGTACAGTGGCTGAAACTATAGTATAGTACATTTAGATTTACCTCAGGCAAACTGACGGCCACCCTTTCTCTGGGTCCTTCCATGCCACCAGGTAAAATCCTGCGTCAGAAATGCATGAACtggtgattttcttttaatatttatatttttttgtcgcATTTAGGAGGTTATTGCATGATTCAGTCACATGTTCGTTAATATctaaaatagacaaaaatgcGTGTTTAGAGTCGGCAGCAAGATTCTTGTTAATCTTTCTGGTGGATTTTGTGCGTTCTATTCTCCAAggccaaaacaacaaacaaaccccctctgtaattataaaataaaaagaaaacacttgcTAGGGGAGCAAATctcccggacgagcccccactTATGTTATGACCCCTCCCCAAGACAACAAAAGGGAAGTTCTGGCAGAAAACACTTGCTAGGGGAGAACAGAAAAGTACAAAACCTAAACTCCCTGGCtatccacaaaacaggagaaaacagttaaacaaaaaggcAGAGAACCCCTACCAGCTTCCACTGTCAAAAGAATATTTCCATAAATTCCTTCATAACATAAGAACATTTCTTCACCATTTACTAGAGAGAGGTAAGAGCACTATATCCGGGAAAGTACATCAGCTATCACATTTTCAGTGCCTTTCTTATGCCTGATGTCCAGATTATATTCTTGGGCCAGCAAAGCCCACCGCATTAACCGCTGGTTGTGGTTATATATTCGGTTCAGGAAGACTAACGGGTTATGATCTGTATAGACAATAACGGGACTTGTTGAACTCACATAAACTTCAAAATGCTGTAAAGCAAGGAGCATGGCTAATGTTTCCTTCTCAATTGTGGAATAGTTCAGTTGATGATGTTTGAATTTAGCGAAGTAGTAGGAGACTGggtgactgatatcatctggtCCATCCTGGAGCAGCACCGCTCCAGCTCCAGTGGCGCTTGCATCTACCTCCAGCTTTAAGATTTTGTTGAAATCTGGAGCCGCCAATACAGGAGCACTGCATAAAATAGCCTTTGCACAGTCAAATGCATGTTGACATTCAGTCGTCCACATGAATGGTTCCTTCGGACTACACAGGTTGGTCAGAGGAGCAACCACCATGGAAAAGTTTCTGCAAAAACATCTGTAATATCCAACCAAACCCAAAAATCACCGGAGCTTACGTCTTGTGGTTGGCACCAGATAGCTTAGGATAGCCTCCACTTTAGCATTCACCGGACGTACCTGGCCATGGCCGACTTCCTTTCCCAGGTAGGTCACCACCGCTTTGGCAAACTCACATTTTGCCAGATTCAAGGTGAGGGAGGCTTGAGCTAGACGCACAAACACAGTTTCCAAAGTGTTAAATGATCAGTCCAGGATGAGGGATAGATTACTATGTCATCCAAGTAGACGTTACAGTTCTCAATGTCTCTTAATACGGTATTCATCAGTCACTGGAAGGTAGCTGGTGCATTTCGCATTCCAAATGCCATCACTGTATATTCTAGGAAGTGGTCTGGAGTGACAAAAGCTGAAATATCAGAAGCTCTTGCAGTTAGGGGAACTTGCCAGTACCCCTTCAACAGATCCAATTTGGTTATATAGGTGGCTGAACCAATGCTGTCTATGCAGTCTTCCATACGAGGCAATGGATGTTAATCAGGAACTGTAACTGCATTTACTCTTCGGAAGTCCGTACAAAAACGTTGTGAGCCATCTGACTTTGGTGTCAGAAGACAGGGAGAGCTCCAGGAGCTACGACTCTGTATAGCCAGACCATTTTTCAGTAGATATTGAACCTCTTTTTTCATCATTTCCCTCTTGACTGGCGGACCGCGGTACAGATGCTGTTTAATAGGAGACACATCACCTACGTCAATATCATGTTCCAGTACCGAGGTCCTAGAAGGCACATCTCCAAAAAGTGCAGGGTTCAGCTGGATTAGTCTTTTTACATCCTCCCTCTCACCCCTGGGAAGATAGGACAGATATGTATCCAAGGAACTGAGAATGTCAGAGTTTGGAAACCTACCACAGTGGTCATCACACTTTTTCAAACCATCATGAGGGGTATTTCCAGACACAAGAGAGATGGATGCAGGTTTTGGAGAGTCCTCACCACACGTGTCCTTATGGTCATCTTCTCTGGAATGaaacagttttaacattttgatgtgACATAGGCGTGTTTGACGCCTCCTATCAGGAGTATGAATAACGTAGTCTGTGTCATTAACTTTGCTCTTTACCACATATGGGCCTGCAAATTGGGCCGAAAGAGATGGGCCGGGGGTAGGCACCAGCATGAGCACTTTATCACCTGGTTTGAATGCTCGCTGTACAGTTTTCTTGTCATACAGGTGTTTCATCTTTCTTTGGGCGGTCGACAAGGACTGTCTTGCTATCGAACAAGCATGGTATAGACGTTCCCGACATTGTGTGACAAACTCAAGGACATTAGAATGTGGTTGGGTGTCAGCTGACAGGAGCTTTTCCCTCAGAACCTTCAGTGGTCCTCTTACACTATGACCAAAAATTAGTTCAGCTGGGCTAAAACCATGAGACTCCTGTTTAGCTTCTCAGgctgcaaacagcagaaaaggaAGTCCTTCATCCCAGTTTTTGTCTGTCTCATGACAATATTTGCGCATCATGGCCTTGATAGTCTGATGCCATCTTTCTAGAGCGCCTTGTGACTGAGGATGGTAAGGGCTGGAGGGAATGTGTTTAATTCCAAAAGACTGTAGTGTCTGCTTGAAAAATTTTGACTGGAAATTGCTGCCTTGATCAGTTTGTATAACTCTTGGCAGACCAAAAGTTGCAAAAAATTTCAGAAGAGCTTTAGTTATGGTGGGTGCTGTGATTTTCCTTAGTGGGATGGCTTCAGGGAAACGAGTGGCAACACACATGACAGTTAGGAGAAACCGATTACCAGTTTTTGTTCTGGGCAGCGGACCCACACAGTCCACCAGAACACGTTCAAAAGGTTCACCAACTGCAGGAATAGGCTTAAGAGGGACGGGTGGAACCCTCTGATTTGGTTTACCCGCTATTTGGCAAACTCTACACGTTCTACAGAACTTGCCAACATCCTTTTTCAGGCCTGGCCAAAAGAAATGCTGCAGAATACGGTCATGGGTTTTAGTAATTCCCAAATGACCTGACCATGAGTGATCATGTGCCAGCTGCAGTATTTGTTCACGATAACTTTGAGGAACAACAATTTGATGTACTATTCCCCAATCCTCTTCAATACCCGTCTGTTGTAGAGCAGGCCTTGAGATCCACTTTCTCATGAGCAATACCTTCTCAATATAAAACTTATGAGTCTTGCCATTTATTGAATTACTCACACTTTCAAAACATTTAGCAAGTGTTCCATCACTCTTCTGAGCTTGGCTCAAACTCTCACGTGACAGTGATAATGGGAGAAAAACCTCAGGCTTTGGTGTGACGTCCTCCTTGAGGGGTGCTGATTCTGAAAGGTCATCGGCTGACAACTTGTCATCCCTCAAGGCAGAGCCAAGAACTGAATCATCCAGGTTCACTTCCTTCAGCTTAGATGCTTGGGACCTGGTTAGAGCACTGACAGCAAACACATCAGAATGGGATTCCAACATCTCATCTTCATCTGTCATGCAACTAGGATTATCCACCACCTCAGGAATAGGAAGTACCTTGTCTCCAGCCAGATCATTCCCCAATATAAATTCAATCCCCTGCACAGGGAATGAGTTTCTCACCACAACTTTGAAGAGTCCAGAGGCCAACTTGGATTTTAGATATACATGTTGTAAGGGTGCTGGTACATAGGCCATTCCAATTCCTTGTACTATAGTACTGGTATTACAGGAGGTATCAGCAGTAAATGGCAGACAACTTGACAGGATGAACGACTGGGAACCACCAGTGTCCCTCAGTATCCTCACTGGTTTCTCATCCTCCGAATGCCCTGTTAGGGAGACATGACCATCAAAAATGAGGGGTTTAAAACAGTTGTCAGATTCACTCATTTTTGAGAGCTGTGAGGATCTCAGAGTCTTGACCAGGCTAACCCCTTTAGCTGGTTTTGGTGGTTGGGGTGCCTGTTTACGTTTCAGAGCCAAACAATCAGAGACAATATGCCCCAACTtatgacaataaaaacattgtctCTCTGATTTGGAAGTGAGAATGTTTGTAACCTGGGATTGCAGCTTATCTTTCCAGGTCTTGTCACGAGAGGGTTGGTCAgatttacacacaaaaacatttttgtgagtAAGGGCAAATTCCTCAGCCAGGACAGCTGCCTCTTGTAAAGTGGAAGCTTTTTGCTCATTTAGGTACAAAACTGTGCGATCTTGAAGGCAGTTTTTGTACTCCCCCAACAATATCAACTCACGTAGTGAAGCAAAATCAGCAACTTTAGTTGCCTGACACCATCTGTCAAATAGCATGCCTTTTTCTCTTGCAAATTCGACAAATGTTTGGGCAGTGGATTTTCTTAAGGCCCTGAACCGCTGCCTGTATGCCTCAGGCACCAGCTCATATGCCCCGAGTATGGCAGCTTTAACTTTGT comes from Fundulus heteroclitus isolate FHET01 unplaced genomic scaffold, MU-UCD_Fhet_4.1 scaffold_85, whole genome shotgun sequence and encodes:
- the LOC118562274 gene encoding proton channel OTOP2-like, with amino-acid sequence MAWDRGKHWGWMLSAFICLNILILGCAFVSAGTSEIVKISSLDLQSFLIFLFLLTSIWMVYFTYNSRARNVSVFKDRHAGPIWLRGGLLLFGILSIIMDIFKIVSYVGYLHCDSAIKVAFPVVQVVFVLVQTYFFWNHSRDCVQVQKNLSRCGLMLTLSTNLVLWMTEVTEESHHQTISPEFSTDHAKLSRRQQYIKSASYGDDQCTCSHTSCDIFKDAYYYLYPFNIEYSLFASTMAFVMWKNVGRAAPESNHHHHHARFNLKDVVIGLVLGILLVAAGIATFVVYEIDMKTNFSDKESHDTALMMHFVMNIVIVTTMCVCTIVGSAIFMVDHREHIPEKNPTQSLDVGLLVGASLGQFIVSYFSIVAMVATGAKGHLNRLNLSWGILMVLQLGLQNFFIIVGLHREPFHEAEPDTVVANPYAAESSKDGSGLQVRDLDQKSNPDTEARGHSRAAEDRHKQLWRRRVLREVCAFLLLGNVILWIMPAFGAHPQFDHDTETQFYQFSMWAAVVNVGLPFGIFYRMHSVASLFEVYQKL